The genomic region GCGCGAAGTCGAGCCTCGGGAAATTTCGATGTTCGAGTGAATGCAGCCCCCATGCATGCCAAGACTCGACAGCGACCGACGATGGATCATTTGGAGGGCGATCGTACCGCACAGACAGAAGTGTGCTGTAGCCCATTCTCTTTTGTTGGAACTCCTTATTCTAGTACTGCTCTGTTTTCTGAAGCAAGCCTCAGCGTTTCCACTGATGTCGACTCATGTGGTCGAGTGAATGCGTATCTCTTCGAAATCACTCCACACTTCCTAATATACCAACTCCCCCTTCCTCACTTCCACAGCTCCTCCATCTCATCAGTCTCCGAACTCCATTGAATCTTCGTCTCGTCCATCTCAAACAGTACCTTCTCGTCCTCCTCCTCAACCCTCTTCTTCCCCCAGCAAACATAAACCTCCACCCCCTTACTGACCTTTCTCCGCCTCAAAGCACTCTTTGTCTGCCTGAAGATTCTCCGCCACTTAATCCCCGCCCACGACTTTCCACTCGGCCTCGTCCCAGTCACAACCCAACACACCGAGACTTTCTGCTTCGATGCCAGCTGTGGCAGGAGACTAGCGAGACCCGGCTTCAGTAGCTTGAAATCAGCCCAGAAAGTCTCCACATCCGAGTAGATAGGAATCACAATATTTTCGAACTCCGGAAGCGCTGTTGGGATCGTGAAGTCTGTGAGGTCGAGGCCAATGTCGAGGGAGATGTGCTTGGTGATGAGTGCGGTCTTGCATTGAGGTTGGCGAGCTGTGAGCTCGTGCTGGAATTGCTTGGATATCGTGAGGAGGTTTGTTGGTGTTGTGTCCCTGGCGATAATCTGGACGCCTGAGATGGTGCTAGGTCCTAAGGCTTTGTCTGTGAGGCAGTCGTCGTAGATGTGATTGCGAAGTTCGCCTGGAAGCTCAAAGAATTGGAAGATGTGGCGTTGCGGGTCTTGTGTAGTGTCGTCGTGTATTGTGGTGTTGGTCTCGACTGCATCTTGTGGCTGTTGAGGATCTTCGCCGGCGTCCAGCTCTGTACTCCAAATAGCCTCCACGGCGGTATGGTTTGCGAGTTCGTCAAAGTCACCCGCAGTGAAGAATCTGTCACTCGACATGTCCGCGTCTTCTTCGTTAAGGAAGTAGTTGTCGGTCAGCTCAAGCAAGCCTTCTTGCAACTCGGCGCAGAGGAAGGGGTTAATCCTGACCATATTGGTGATAGTGTCCGAAGTCCGTTGGATGTGTATGTGATGTGTTGGCGAGAAATAGCGCCAGAAGAAGTGGCGATGGAGGCAAGCTTTGCGATACTCACATGAAGTGAACCAAAGTGAGCTCCATAGGCTTTACTGGAGTGAAGCACTTGTGTAATTGCACGCTAGTATCAAGACAGTGTGAGTGCACGAGGCATGAAATCACGCGTATCTTCCATTGAGCAAGTCTTTCTGTGCTACGAATTACTTCTTTCTACTTCCACTGCACTGTGAAGGCTCTACTATGTCCTGTCGTTATCCTCGTCGTATGCATCCGTATCAACCACACCATGTGAGTGTTCTGGTGCTGGAGTCAGTAAGCCCTCGAACTGTTCTTGAGCTTGAGTGAATGCAGTCGCTCCTCGCGCCAAGACTTGGCATCAACCAAGTCTTTTCCAGCGCATGCCAAATCTCACCAACCAGTAGATGCGTAAATGCTCGGTGGTCTACAGTCGCTAACCAGAGCATGTTGAGACCTTACCGGACCTTCCTGTCCAAGCTTCTTCGGAGACGACATCGTACCCTCGTGCCCAACATCTGAGCTACGATCGGTCCCAGCGCTGCCAAAGCTTGCCCGATTTTGACTTCCACCTGACTTGTGCGCGATCCACGTTCCTCTTGGTGCCATCTTTCTTGACAACCTCCTCCTCCCAAAAGACGTGCACCACAATAGGCTTGGTATCGAAAGTCGTTTTCAATTCTTTCCCTACCCGCTTGAACCAGTTTCGCCAGCACCGACTTGACCAGGGGCGCTGAACGGGCGGGTTTCCCCTCATACACCAAGACGCGCTCAGGCACTGTGATGGCTGAAGCTGAGACACAAGGTGCGGCATTCCCTCGATCCAAAGGCTTATCTGGTCGTGGCAATCTTCTGGGTGCATGTACAACTGCAAGTCGATCTTCTGAACTTCTGCAAGCTGGGGCGGTAGGGTATAGCAAGCGAGGTCGACAGGCATTTGGAGGTACTTGTCCATTAGGAGTACTGCGGTTTTCTCGCGTAACTGACGAGCTTGCAGTTCTTGCCGAAATTGCTTGGAGACCAGGAGGACATGAGTCGCAGCCACTTTGATACCCATGACTTTCACCGCACAAATGTTGGCATGCTCTAGAACTTTGTCCTCGATGCAGTTGTCGTAGATGTGATTGCGGAGTTCACCGGGCAGTTCGAAGAAGGGGAAGATGTCGCGCTTCGGGTCTCGCATTGTGCTTGCCGTCGACAAGGCTGTGATGGTGTTGAAGGTGTTTGGAACCTCAGGTGTAGCGTCAGCCTCGATGTCGGCGTACCAAGTACTCTTCAATTATTTGTAGTCTCCATCGGTGAAGAAGTCGTCGCTCGTCATGTCCGCAATCTCTTCAGTCTCGAAGTAGTCATCACCCAGGGCGCAATGCATAGTCTCGGTGCCGATGTTGTTGTCGTGTGGTGGTGGTATTGCTTGATTGTTGCGGTAGTAGGTCTCAAGAGCTGGACTCTGCGGTGGTGTGTGACGGAAGGTTGCAGGAGTACGGAGCTCGAATGCGTTTGAAGAGTGTTCTAATATCGCTTGAAGAATTCGGAGGATCCACTTGCAGCTTGTGAAGAAGAAGTGAAGCGATTGGAAGCTGTCAGGTACTGGAGTATCGGCGCTTTCACAAGCCGAGTCTCACTAGTCGTAACGGCTTCATCCATGATCTGTCCCCACATGCATGATCGAGCTTGATGGCGCTGACCCCGAACTCCATAGCATCAGTGGCTGAGCTATGTCCACTGCGATCGTGTACTGTCGACGAAAGAAAGTGCCTGAAGGCACCAAAATCATACCTATTATACATTCTGGAGTCCTGCCTGTTCTCCTCCCTACCAAGCCATGCCACTGACGCAAGGAAATCTAATGCGTCCTCTCATTCTGTGATCCCCTGCCGATAACCCCGTTCCTGACTCCCTGACTCAAATCAACGTGCTCCAAATCATCACCAATATGCCCCACAACCACATCCTCCTTCGGCTCCGCGCTCGTAGCCTGACTCAACACCCCCGCAGCCCCAAGCCCATGACCTTGCTGTGAACTTCCCAAAGGATGCGCCGACCCCACACCAACAACGCCATTATGCACACCCGCGTGAAGATTCACGTTCGCGAGGCCACCATGAATAGCGCCCGAGACTGGCTGGAACGCGATAGGTTCGTGGGATGTAGTGGTAGTGGTTCCTTCACCGAGGCCTCGCTCTTGCTCGCGCGCGGCGATCTCGCTGTGGGGAAGGGTCTTGGGGCGGTGCTCGTAGCTTACGTCTGGGGCGGCTGAGCTCTCGACTGTGGTGCGGGGGATGCCTGGTGCTGTGCCGGCGTGAGTTGGGCGGGAGTCGGAGTTGCTGGCGAGGGGAGCGACGCCGGTGCCCGGCTCAGGGCCGGAGGAAGGGGTAAGGTGGCTATCGGTCTTGTGGTTGCTTGGGATCGAGGGGTAGTCCTGGCCGGTGCTTGTGTTCTGACCGAGGGCCTGTTGAGCTGAGACTGGGAGGATGGAAGCTGGGTTGCTGGCGACTTGCTGGACAGTCTCGCGAGCACGTGCAGCAGCATCTTGAGCCTGCTCGGCGAAGGGTCGCTCTGGGCCTGTGACATTCGCTCTCGCAGTGTTGGCATCCGGAATCTGTCGAGAGACCTGCTCAGTGACCGGTCTCTCCGACCCCGTAACATTAACCCTCGCAGTGTTCGCATCAGGAATCGACCGTGAAATCTGCTCCTGAGCTGACCTCGCCGCCTCAGCTGCAGCCGCACCAGCACTAGCCAGAGTCCTAGTAACGATATTGTTCTCACTGCTAGCCTGCGCAGGCTCCACTGCTCTCTTCAACTCCGCCTCGACATCGTTCTTCTCTTGGACAGCGAACGGGTTGGCGCTAGCTTCTGGTGCCACACCGGCAGCGTTCTGACTTTCTTGGACCACCCCCGGGGCCTCACCGCGCTGCAGCGAGGCATCAGAGGTGTTGGCAGCAGTTTGTGGGTCGATGGCCTTTTGGGCTGACTCTGGCAAGATCGTGGCGGGGTCTGTGCCGGTGGCCTGGTGGGTTTGTTGACGGGCATACTCCGCAGCGCCCGCGACGGCGGTACCAGCAGCGGCAAGACCGCCTGCAATGGTACCAGTTATTCCAGCGCCGTTGTTCGAAGGAGATGAAGAGCTGGTAGCGCCAGTGGCAGACTGCTCGAGAGCTTCGCTCTTGTGCTGCTCCTCGCCTGCGTTGTATGCCGGCAAGTCGAGAGGGGCTGTCTCGCCTGCTTTCCTGTGACTCTCTGCAACCAAGTCTGGCACTTCTCTAGCAGCCGGACCATCCTTCACGGAGACCTTGGGAGCCTCTGCTGAAGCAATACCGGTAGTCACGGTAGGCTGAGTCTGGCCCAGGGTGGAAGGACCTGATGGGAGACCTGAGCTGACACCGCTGGAAGTTGTGTGCGATGGTGCTTGAGCCTGTGAGCTTGCTGGTGCGTTGAGTCCTCTTCCTGTGCTGGAAGGTGTGACTTTGTTGGCGGAAGTCTGGCCGAAAACTTGCTCCTTTGCGTAGTTCAAGCCTTGCTGAGCCTGCTCTTGAGCGGCACGGGCTGCGTCCGAGGCCTGGTCGACGAGGGGACGCTCTGAGCCTGTGACGTTAGCTCTTGCGGTGTTGGCATCAGGGACCTGGTTCTGTGCAGAGCGAGCTGTATCCGAAGCTTGATCGACGATAGTTCGCTCAGAGCCAGTGACATTCGCTCTGGCAGTGTTGGCACTCGGGATCTGTCTCGAGACAGTATCCTGAGCAGGACGGGCAGCATCCGAAGCTTGATCCACAATGGGCCTCTCCGACCCAGTGACCTTCGCTCTAGCAGTATTAGCATCCGGCAAATTGCGTGAGATCTGCTCCGTGCTCGGAAGTGCTTGCTTAACAGCATTGACATCCTCGCGATCCGAAGTCTCAGACTCAAAAGCACCAGGGATATGAAGATCATCAACATCACTCGCCTTCTCGCTCTCAGGGTGTGGTTGAGCAGCAGTCTGAGCTGTAGCATTGCCGGCGCCCAGGACAAGGCTGCCTAGACCCGATAGCAGCGAGCTTGCACCACGGGCCACCGACTCGGCGGCTTGTTGGGCAGTCTCTGTAGCTTGCTGTGTAGTCGGCAGCTGCTCCTTGATCGACTCCGTGGTTGGCAGTTGACCAGCGACGGACTTTGGAGCTGCGGAGTCGGCGACTGAGTCGAGGCTGCTTTTGACTGAGCCGGGGAGTGCTGAGTTGTTTACTTCAGGGGTGCCAGTGTGAGTCGTGCTCGACAGGCCGGCAGGTGTGGCGTCTTTGTTTCCTGGTCGTGCGACGAACGAGCCAGCCAAGTTGGCATCTTGCTCACGCTCGGAGAGGGTTGTTGAGGGACCGGTGTGTGAAGGTGAAGAGACAGCACCGACATGTGCCGTATTGCTCACAGCGGGCCCTCGTCCATCAACACCACTCCGCGGCCCAGCCGGTGTGCTGCTCTGCACTCCCGGTCTCGCACCATATGTCCCATCAAGCGCCGCATCCTGCAAGCTCTCCGACAACTCCGTATCCTGTCCTACACTCCTCTCGCTGCCGGCGAGACCTCTCCCAACCGAGCTTCCACTCTGTGCAGTCCCTACATGAGGATATCCCGTGCCAGTCACACCATGTGTTCCCGTAGCAGACTGAGGTGCAACGGCGCCCTGATCGGCAGGGCCGCTGCTGGGAAGTCCACCAGTTGCTGACATGCCGTGTGGTGGGATATCTTGTGCTCCAGGTCGTGCCGGGAAGGATCCTGCTATGTTCTGATCTTGTTCGTGTTCTGGGAGGGAAGTGTCGGGTCGTGCGGCGGGGATGGCGGTGACTCTGCCGTCGTTGGGGTGGATGTATTCCTCTTTGATTTCGTTCGACATGGTGGGGGTGGTATGTGAGGGAGGGAGGTGTTTTCTGTTGGGTCAGTACACTCGTTTCTCACAACGAGGCCTTATGTACAGTACGAGAGGAAGGAGGGGAGATGTCCAGAGCGTTCACTTAGACTTCGTGCGTTTGCCTGTGTGGGTGTTGCTTTGTTTGCGTCACGTCACTGTGGTGGACTCTATGCCTTATGCGATTGTGACGTGCATCAACCAACTTTTGCGCGCGTGCAGCTTGGATAGGCGGTGGGCGGTTCGCAGCAGAGATCTGCGCATGTGCCACATCATCCTCGCGAGTGGCTACATCATTCTCCTCGTATGGACACGCGCTGACGAGTCTTGTGAAAAGACGTGGTGCATATGATGATGGAAGCTCAGGAAGTCACGGAGTGATGTCCATGCCCAAGAAAACACCGTTGGAAGATCCATGTCGGCTGGCGAGTCAAGTGACGAGATATTTGCCGGAGCCAACACCAATGTGGCGAAGATCAAAGATAACAGCAGCCAAGAGGTATGGTATGAACGCTACAGATCCGCTACTACAAAACTATCCAATGCTCTCCGAGATCCCCCTGCCAGTCTCTACCTCCCCGTCGGTGTCGAAGCAAGCTCAAAAATCGTCCTACTCCCCTCCGCAATCGCAAAGATCGTGCTACAGCTCTGCCGTGTCCCTGTCACGACACCATCCTTATCTCTGTCAAGGAACGAGCATCTTGTCTCTCGACCAGTGTGCGAGCCGCTGAATGCCGCGATGTTGGGCCTCGTCACCGGCGGCTCTGACGTTGTAGGAGTGTTGTCTTGCTGCCCCACAGGTGCCAGGCAAGTCGGACACACCCACTGAAACGCCGTGGTAGTCTGGCTACTTGTGGCAATCATGGAGGCGGAGGACACAGGTGCGTATGCGCAACCCCAATCACCACAGACGGTGGTCATGCGGACTGTGTTCAAGGACGGCGTGGCTGCGCGAGAAGTCGATGTCGATAGGCGGCTTGGGGCACTGTTTGGATCAGGCGGTGCTGTCCCGTTGGGATCGAGGAATCGCGTTGTGGTGATGGGACGGAGACTTGTCTTGATTGCAGTAGGTCGAGGACCTGTCAGTCCAAGACTGTTTGTGGTGCTCTTGCGTGTGTTGGTTAGTGACCTTGTTGCATTCTGTGAACTCGTTCCATTCGCGTAGATCGTCGTGAACCGAGTCGCTGTTGTGGTGTGCACACTTGTCACCGTGACGATGCCAGGATGAACTGCGATGTAACCTCCGGCGTCGCCTTGGCCCATCGCGAGCTGGCCAGCCAGCAGCGCCGTTAACTTTCCTATCGTTGGTGCTTTCATGTTTGCGTGATGTTATTGAGGATACAGGTGCGTAGGTCAGAATCATGAAGTGGACGTGTAATGAGTTCGCCTCATCGCAGCTATCCATTGTTGATACAAGTCGGGTGGCTTATACCACAAAGAAAGTCGAAATTTCGCCTTGTGGTGAACAAAGATTTCAGAGTTTCTTCGCAGTAAATATAGGCAGGCGCATGACCAGCAGTCCCAACTTCATCGTGGCGACCAACGTGTGCTGTTATGTCAGGTCGTACATCAGTATCGTATTTCGTGATCATGATCGTGATCTCAGATCATCAGATATCAAGAGCTCTTCACTGATGTGCACGATGGTCGTAGAATGCAATGTACTTCACAGATCTTCTTTGGCATGCTCGTACTTGCTTCCGCCACCCAAAGGATCGCCACCTGGGACACAAAGACCTAATCTCCAGAAGTAATCTCTGTGCGCGAAGAATAGCTGCCACAGCTTGTACCGCGATGGTATGCCCCGTGGCTCCGTACGAGCTTCGTGAATCTCGCCCTTGACGGATTGCAAGAGATCTCGCTTGTGCGCGTTTGTGTTCATGTCTCTCCTCAGACCCTGTGGCGTCACTATACCATGGTTCGGGTTCTGGCTGGAAGCTGTGGAGTCTTGCCCGGCTATACAGCCAGGGTCAACGTCGCCGTTGCACATTTCCACGTCCGTGATATCGGGAGATAGATCCGGCTTCGAGATATAGATCTCACCTGCATGCATGGCGTAGCCCCATTCAGTAAGTGGCAGTAGTGGTACGGGGTCATCAACGTGTGTTACCCTGCGGTACCTGATTTCAGTATCCTGCTCAGGAGCTGCGGATGTGAGATTGAAACGGTCGTCAATGTAATTGACGAGATTGATATTCCCAAGGCGAGGCTCGCCGAATGTTGTTACCGTAGGAGCCCATCCACGGGCTAGGAAGTCCAGACCTGCGAGAGCAGCAACGGCACCGCCTAGACTGTGACCGACCAGATTCAGCTTGTAGTTCGGATACAGAAAGATCTGTTCCTGCAGGTCAACTAGGATTCGCTTGCGTGTATTGAGCCAGCTGCTGTGGAAGCCGTAGTGAACGGTACAATTCAAGCACTTGGGTTCGCTCGGAGTTGGCAGAGCTCGTTTGAATGGACCTTTGATGCCCTGAAGTATGTCCTTCGACACGTCTACCGCAGCCGTCGCATCTCCTCCATCACCTTCGCCCGGGTAAGGCTCGTACTTTTGCGGCACAGTACTCAGGTCCACGATCGTATTGGCAATGCTATACGTCCCACGGAAGGCGACGATGATCCTCTGCTTGCCATGATCGAGCGCGATATAGCCGCAAGAATCGGAGAGAAGAGGCCCAGTATTCCATGTGGTGACCAGCTCAAACTGCGGAAAGTCCGTGCATCGCGACAGACATCTGAAGGGTTTTGATATTCCGAAGCTCGTCAGACCAACGCAGTAGGATATATCAACAATCCTGGCGAGTTCTTCCAGCTCGGAGAACAAGGCGACACTGACATTTCTGCCAGTGGCGTGGCGAAGGAGTGGGAACTGGTCATCTGGATGATGCGTAGACGTCGCAGGACCAAGCAGACCAAGGAGCCCCAGGGCAAGGATCAGGAAGTACAGCATGGCTGACGACTGGCCGACTCCCGATCACATGCTGATGCGACTCCCGAAAGCACCGGGCGGGCTCAAGGTGCCAGTGCAGGAGCGAACACCGCCACCACCAGCGCCTTAGGTGAATGTTGAGCGGCGAGGAGAAGGTTGTTGAAGATGCGTGATGCGTACGCGTTCGTTTCGGCCGTTTCACAGGATCGAGATGTATCTGTGTATGGAGAAGACAAGGGTGGGTGAGTAGTGAAAGGTGGAGCTCAGTCATCGCTTCCTCAGCAAATCCCTGCATGCCAAGGCGAACGTCATCATCAGGCCTGGTCCGTCCGCTCAGTGCACGTGACACTCATGTCGCGCGGGTCGTCTGCAACGGGAACGTCGGAAGGACAATTCACCAGCACAGCACTCTGGTCTGTTGGCTATCTCTTGTTGCGACTTCAGCTTATCGGTCGCCACCGCGCGTCAGTGACATAGATCTTGCGCTCTATTGCATACAGGATCTGGCATCGCAACTTCTCCTGGCGATTGAGCTCGGCGTACTGTTGTTCCGGACCCAGTACGACCATTACGACGAGCCAACACCCTGACCTCCACCCATTGAACCACCTCTTCTCCTCTTGGATACACACACAACTCTCTCGACATAGCGATATACCCTCCCCTTCTGCTTTCTATTGTTCTTTGGCGTTTGATGGGCAGCACTCTAGTCACTGGTACACCAAACACGATTTGAGGCTGTTGCCACGCGACGCTTGCTCAACATGGAGCCTACATCGCCCACTTCACCCAAGGAAGAGCCGGCCTCACAGCACGACTTCGACCAGCGACACGATGGGCCCTTCGAGGCAGCGCATAGACCGTCCATACAGATTCCCGAATCGGCGAAAGCACTTCCATCACGTCCGGGGCCGCCACGAGCAGATAGACAGGATTCGAATAGATCATTACCGCTGGCAGACAAGGCTTCAATGAGCCCGGGTGATACTGTCACGTCGCCAGCAAGAGGTCGCAAGAGTGTCCAGCTACCACGGCAAGACTCGGAACCAAGGGAAGGAGATGTTGGGCGAAAGAGTACACAGATAGCACGAGGGAATGGCCCCAGGCCTAGTCGTGACTTCGATGTACGAAGAGACGGACCTTATGGCAGACCCTCGATCACGATGGTGAGGCGGAGATCTTCTGCGTTTTCACCAACCGGACGACAATCACTGGATGTACGAAGACCATCGGCAACACTCGGTGCACTACATGGTCCTGCTGCGCCAACGCCAGAAGAGCTCGAGATGTATCCCAGCGCGGAGGAGAATGTTGCATTCGAGCCACGACCGCCTCCATTAAACTACAGCCTTTGGGATAGGAGATGGTTCATTGCATTCTTCTGGGGCATGATCTTGATTGATGTGATTGCGCAACCTATTGCGCTCTACTTCAGCTTGTGGTACTACACCAATTTGTCACCCAACACCGTCTTCTCGATCATCACTGCAGCACTTGGAGGTGTCAGTATCTTCGAGTACTTCCTGCGATTCTGGCGGTTGTGGAAGAAAGACAGTACTTGTCGCGTGCTGGGTGCACGACGCTGGTACTTGGACTGGTTTCATTGGAACTTCTCCGGAGGCTGGATCATCGTCATGATGGAGCTCATCGTGTACGTACTTATGACACCAATTGCTTCATTCTGCTAACATTCTCCAGTGGCTCCGTTCCAGAGGATCCACCCATCCGCCTCCTTGCCATGCCTCTCGCGACTATGCTCTTCGTCTTCGGCGTGGAAATGCTCGTCGTCGATACGATGCGCTACTTCCAGATGCCCGCCCCCGTCCGCATCTCCTCGATCCCGAAGGGCGCCCAGCTCCGCCCAGCAATCTACTCACTCATCGAGGACATCGTGGCTGTCGACGGCAGCGGCGGTTCGACCTACCGCGAAGCGCTCAACAAGCGCTACGAGTCTAGCCACGTCTTCCGCGCCATGCTCCGCCGCTTGGGCGCTTTCTGGATGGTTGGGTGTAACGCCATGGCTGTAGTCACCACGATCCTCATCTTCACGATCCAACACGAAGCGGCATACTGTGTAGGCTGGAGCGCGCCATTTGTATGGGTGGCAATCTGGACGGCCATGACGATTTGGTATGTCAAGAGGAAGCTGAGAGAGGAGCAAACGGCATGGGAAGCAGAGATTGCCGAAAAGCAGGGCGCCATTGCAATGAGTGAGCGCAACAGCGAAAGAAACGTAGTGGAAGGCACCGACGGCTCTGCAGAACCACTCCCTGTGGATCGCAAAGAGCATGAGCAGGAGATTGAGGTCCAGGGAACGAGTACAGCCACCATTCCTCCACATGCTACAGCTACGGGTTAGAGACCTGTTGAGCGGAGGGGAGTGTACATGTCGCTTCCGGATCAATGGCGTTTTGCGGATTTGAGATCTCTGAAAGAGTGGTATGAGGAGTTTGGGGAGCGAGTGTGATTACTGGATCGATGCGTTCTTCTTGAATAGTGTGGAGCGTTCACTTGCATGGGCATAGCAGGCCGAAGAGATTACTATACCAGATCGAGTTTTATGAATGGATAAGGGAGGGATTATCGATAATGTAGGAATTGGGGTTGGGTAGGCAATGGATGGTGTACATTGTGACAGATGCTACATACCTGCACCGTTGGTTTTCTCATGGAAAAGTTGGTATGTTCACACCGTGCGCCATGCTGAAGCTCCGATGGGAGGTCGGAAAGAGGGTGGCTTCGCGACCTGTTGATACCATCATCACGCTGACACCTTCTCCAGTACGGATGACATAAAGGCAGGCTGTTCAGCGCCAGATTGTCCCAGGCAATCAAGCGCATATGTCACGACACAACGCAAAGAGGTCCAGGTATCCTCATCCCTAATGACACACATTGGCCAAAAGACAACGAAGACATCAATATCTTGACTCGTTTCGAAGCAAAAGGAACAATCACCCCTGGTCTCAATGGTGCGACCCATCGGCCTAGATCTGTATCACGACATCTGTCGTGTTACGGGTGATGATCTGGTGGATTGTGTATATAGGCTGCCTTGTAGCATCGACCATCGACCATTTGGCCATCGGGAACAGAGATGATTGTCGAAGGCATGGAAAAGATGGTGGTGTGTGTATGTCAATCCCGATTTCTGATTGCGCGCTTGTTCATGTAGGAGGAGATGCGGATGTTCATCGATGCGGTTTGTGAAGACGGTGGTATGATAGATCATTGTATTCGTCGAGGTGACTGTTGTTTGTCCTCGCTTCCCACGCTGGCAACGCGGAGCTGCACGTTGACAGCGTGATGATGATGATTTTGGTATTGTTATTTGTTGTTGTCCAGCATAATCCATCCGCCCGGCCGTACTTCGATGATTGTCAGAGCATCATATAGAAGACTTTAATAGACAAGGTCGAAGTCTTTACTGATACTATGCAGAAGACTTTCAATAAACAAATGCCGAAGTCCCTACTATTGAAAACCTCGTGTGGCTTATCGAATACTATTATGCTATGGCCAAGTTCACCCGTCGATAGCTCGCACAGCCACAGCATACTGTGACTGTTAGAAATGTCGAAAGACACCACGTGCGGAAGATCGCCGTGCTACGCCTGTAGCGTGGAAGTGTAAACGATGGTATGGAGTCTGATGAGCATATAAGAGTTTCACTAGCCATAGTTCTCAGCTGGGCAGGGATCACTCGCTGTTTCTTGCTAGATTTGGCTGATTTGTTGTGATGGCGTTTGGAGCATGTGTTGATATACTTTTGAGAGTCTGATGGGTTTGCAACTTCGTGCGCTTCAACCATGAACCAAAGCTCCACGAGCCTATTCGTGTTAGTCACCAaaaatgtgctgttggcggttgtgaacctccaaaggtaagcgtagcggagtggagctctctaccaacccttctagactgcaaagtagcgtgcgatccacgctaccgctacccgacgtacagtgcttattatacgacgacataggcGTTAGCGACGAGTATATGTTTGCGAGTTCGCCAACAGGCACAGTGCGGTAGGTCAGGTGACCCTAAAACTTGAAAGTTGACCAATCAGAGCGGGCGCCAAGGCTGGTTGAGGGCTGGTATAGAGCTTCACTCCCTCGCTGACgcctcacctacgtactcgcaagctcgtactccggtgtggctagc from Fulvia fulva chromosome 10, complete sequence harbors:
- a CDS encoding Lipase A translates to MLYFLILALGLLGLLGPATSTHHPDDQFPLLRHATGRNVSVALFSELEELARIVDISYCVGLTSFGISKPFRCLSRCTDFPQFELVTTWNTGPLLSDSCGYIALDHGKQRIIVAFRGTYSIANTIVDLSTVPQKYEPYPGEGDGGDATAAVDVSKDILQGIKGPFKRALPTPSEPKCLNCTVHYGFHSSWLNTRKRILVDLQEQIFLYPNYKLNLVGHSLGGAVAALAGLDFLARGWAPTVTTFGEPRLGNINLVNYIDDRFNLTSAAPEQDTEIRYRRVTHVDDPVPLLPLTEWGYAMHAGEIYISKPDLSPDITDVEMCNGDVDPGCIAGQDSTASSQNPNHGIVTPQGLRRDMNTNAHKRDLLQSVKGEIHEARTEPRGIPSRYKLWQLFFAHRDYFWRLGLCVPGGDPLGGGSKYEHAKEDL